One Methylophilus sp. TWE2 DNA segment encodes these proteins:
- a CDS encoding DUF58 domain-containing protein, which yields MMANSSAPSAMSGPVSRVHSAFEPSLFFYSIQWRSKSYHAGATLTAHHGNGSDFAGFSSLLACPDPKRIDIRASVRTVPRQWLVRTYLERAAIRVFAIVDLSSSMFFEGESNMRQQVTEFVSSLAWSATRQGDAFGMRAAADTSIPAWQVMPTFQPGTAHMVAQQMTRYWQETVAREGKGSGATAMPEAMEAIGPQRALVFLLSDFYWSDDLLQKTLQAGQGHDVIPVVLRDRSATEGLPAFGWARLRDMETGEERSWMLRRRLHQQIVANAQQQKQALNAKLLKAGTRAPLWLSPGWRAEDVSRHLMETMA from the coding sequence ATGATGGCCAATTCGTCTGCGCCTAGTGCCATGTCCGGCCCCGTTTCCCGCGTACACAGCGCGTTTGAGCCGTCACTGTTTTTTTACTCGATTCAGTGGCGTTCCAAGTCCTATCACGCCGGGGCGACTCTGACTGCCCATCATGGGAATGGCAGTGATTTTGCCGGGTTCTCTTCTTTGCTGGCATGTCCTGATCCAAAGCGTATCGATATCAGGGCGAGTGTGCGTACCGTCCCCCGTCAATGGCTGGTGAGGACCTATCTTGAACGTGCGGCGATCCGTGTCTTTGCCATTGTTGATCTCTCAAGCTCCATGTTTTTTGAGGGTGAATCGAACATGCGGCAGCAGGTGACTGAGTTTGTCTCTTCGCTTGCCTGGTCAGCGACGAGGCAGGGCGATGCATTTGGCATGCGTGCGGCAGCGGACACCTCTATCCCGGCCTGGCAGGTCATGCCTACTTTTCAACCCGGCACCGCACACATGGTTGCACAGCAAATGACCAGATACTGGCAAGAAACAGTTGCCAGGGAGGGGAAAGGCAGCGGCGCAACGGCAATGCCTGAAGCAATGGAAGCGATAGGGCCACAACGTGCGCTGGTCTTCCTGCTGTCAGATTTTTACTGGTCCGATGACTTGTTACAAAAAACACTACAAGCAGGTCAGGGTCACGATGTGATTCCGGTGGTTCTGCGTGACCGCTCCGCCACGGAAGGCTTGCCCGCCTTTGGCTGGGCAAGGTTACGTGACATGGAGACAGGTGAAGAGCGCAGCTGGATGCTCAGGCGTCGCTTGCATCAGCAGATCGTCGCCAATGCCCAACAGCAGAAACAGGCACTGAATGCAAAGCTATTAAAAGCAGGCACACGTGCCCCATTGTGGCTGAGTCCTGGCTGGCGTGCGGAAGATGTCAGCCGACATTTAATGGAGACCATGGCATGA
- a CDS encoding MoxR family ATPase: MENNIELPAWRERALAFEQALNTVVVGMPEQIRALTIAIFSRGHVLLEGDVGVGKTTLLRAAAHLLGGGYQRIEGAIDLMPSDFLYHAYIDERGQAAVKPGPLLQHDEALSVFFFNEINRARPQAHALFLRLMAERSVNAFNREYHFPHLTVFADRNRLEREETFEIPAAARDRFLMEISVKAPDDKDLQRALMFDTRFYDVDALVSQQPSGLTPYDQLNAVAEAVQSTVRAEMPLQNYAVDLWRVLKDPQAAGIQLPDVDMSRLLAGGASPRGMAMLMRSARTRAWLEGRDYLTPDDIRAVWPFVVTHRVFFNGAYALQHERLAPLLLQAVLDNVSAP; this comes from the coding sequence ATGGAAAACAACATTGAGTTGCCAGCCTGGCGCGAACGCGCGCTGGCGTTTGAACAAGCATTAAACACTGTCGTCGTTGGCATGCCAGAGCAAATTCGTGCGCTGACCATTGCCATTTTTTCGCGCGGCCATGTGTTGCTGGAAGGCGATGTGGGTGTCGGTAAGACCACCTTGCTGCGCGCTGCGGCACATTTGCTGGGCGGTGGTTATCAGCGGATTGAAGGCGCCATCGACCTGATGCCCAGTGACTTTCTCTATCATGCCTATATTGACGAGCGCGGCCAGGCCGCAGTCAAGCCAGGGCCGTTATTACAACATGATGAGGCGTTATCCGTCTTCTTTTTCAACGAGATCAACCGTGCCCGCCCACAGGCGCATGCCTTGTTTCTGCGCTTGATGGCCGAGCGCTCGGTCAACGCCTTTAACCGTGAATACCATTTTCCGCACCTGACCGTGTTCGCCGATCGAAATCGTCTGGAGCGTGAAGAAACGTTTGAAATCCCAGCTGCGGCCCGCGACCGTTTCCTGATGGAAATATCCGTCAAGGCGCCGGATGATAAAGATCTGCAGCGTGCGCTGATGTTTGACACCCGTTTTTATGATGTTGATGCGCTGGTCAGCCAGCAGCCGTCAGGATTGACCCCTTACGATCAACTCAATGCGGTGGCTGAGGCCGTTCAATCTACCGTCCGCGCTGAAATGCCATTGCAGAACTACGCGGTCGATTTGTGGCGGGTGTTGAAAGACCCGCAGGCGGCAGGCATTCAGCTGCCGGATGTCGATATGTCACGGTTGCTGGCGGGTGGTGCCAGCCCGCGCGGCATGGCGATGCTGATGCGCAGCGCACGGACACGTGCCTGGCTGGAAGGTCGCGATTATTTAACGCCAGATGATATTCGCGCCGTATGGCCATTTGTGGTGACGCATCGTGTGTTCTTCAATGGCGCGTATGCCTTGCAGCATGAGCGCCTCGCACCACTGCTGTTGCAAGCGGTGCTCGACAACGTGTCCGCACCTTAA
- a CDS encoding methanol dehydrogenase [cytochrome c] subunit gives MKHVLTLLAVAGVFAVSNQALAYDGQTCKEAGNCWEAKPGYPEKIAGSKYDPKHDPVELNKQEQAIKAMDERNAKRIANAKSSGNFVFDVK, from the coding sequence ATGAAACACGTATTGACATTACTGGCAGTCGCCGGTGTGTTTGCAGTGTCAAATCAGGCCCTGGCATACGACGGTCAAACTTGTAAAGAAGCCGGCAACTGCTGGGAAGCCAAACCAGGCTATCCGGAAAAAATTGCGGGTTCAAAATATGACCCGAAACATGATCCGGTAGAGCTCAACAAACAAGAGCAAGCCATCAAAGCCATGGATGAGCGTAATGCAAAACGCATTGCCAACGCAAAATCCAGCGGCAATTTCGTGTTTGACGTGAAGTAA